From one Deinococcus sp. NW-56 genomic stretch:
- the lysS gene encoding homocitrate synthase encodes MTPAPPRRPLIVDTTLREGEQFAAAHFSSEQKGRLARALDAFGVEYLEHTSPVASPGSERDLRALVGLGLNARVVTHVRCHEDDVRRALDCGVDGVNLLFGTSAVLREASHGRGVEALLAEALTAIRLAQGAGVEVRFSCEDAFRTETADLLRIYTAVDACGVDRVGVADTVGVATPREVERLVGTVRAAVRCDIEFHGHNDGGCAVANAAAAFEAGATHLNVTVLGIGERNGIAPLSGLIARLYLSNPALVGAYDLAALPALDALVAEMVGVNIPFNACITGETAFTHKAGLHTNAVLREPRAYEALDPGVFGRERHLLSGSRLTGRHAVAHRAAGLGIHLAPADLRRLTAEVKAAADAGALGNAELDALILAFARTLPVPAALVSNA; translated from the coding sequence ATGACCCCAGCCCCACCTCGCCGCCCCCTGATCGTGGACACCACCCTGCGGGAAGGTGAGCAGTTCGCCGCCGCGCACTTCAGCTCCGAGCAGAAGGGGCGGCTGGCCCGCGCCCTCGACGCCTTCGGGGTGGAGTACCTCGAACACACCTCGCCCGTGGCCTCGCCGGGCAGCGAGCGCGACCTGCGGGCGCTGGTGGGGCTGGGGCTGAATGCCCGCGTGGTCACCCACGTCCGCTGTCACGAAGACGACGTGCGCCGGGCGCTGGACTGCGGTGTGGACGGGGTGAACCTTCTGTTCGGCACCTCGGCCGTGCTGCGGGAGGCCAGCCACGGACGGGGCGTGGAGGCGCTGCTGGCCGAGGCGCTCACGGCCATCCGACTCGCGCAGGGGGCGGGGGTGGAGGTGCGCTTCTCGTGCGAGGACGCCTTCCGTACCGAGACGGCCGACCTGCTGCGGATTTACACCGCCGTGGACGCCTGCGGAGTGGACCGGGTGGGCGTGGCCGACACGGTGGGGGTTGCCACCCCGCGCGAGGTGGAGCGGCTGGTGGGCACCGTGCGGGCGGCGGTGCGCTGCGACATCGAATTCCACGGGCACAACGACGGCGGCTGCGCGGTCGCCAACGCCGCTGCCGCGTTCGAGGCGGGGGCCACCCATCTCAACGTGACGGTGCTGGGCATCGGCGAGCGCAACGGGATCGCGCCGCTCTCGGGCCTGATCGCCCGGCTGTACCTCTCGAACCCGGCGCTGGTCGGCGCCTACGACCTCGCGGCGCTCCCTGCCCTGGACGCGCTGGTCGCGGAGATGGTGGGCGTGAATATCCCGTTCAACGCGTGCATCACGGGCGAGACGGCCTTTACGCATAAAGCCGGGCTGCACACCAATGCCGTGCTGCGCGAGCCACGCGCGTATGAGGCGCTGGACCCCGGCGTCTTTGGGCGCGAGCGGCACCTGCTGAGCGGGAGCCGTCTCACCGGGCGTCACGCCGTCGCCCACCGCGCCGCCGGGCTGGGCATTCACCTCGCTCCCGCCGACCTGCGCCGCCTGACTGCCGAGGTCAAGGCCGCCGCCGATGCCGGAGCGCTGGGGAATGCCGAGCTGGACGCGCTGATTCTCGCCTTCGCCCGGACGCTGCCCGTGCCCGCCGCCCTCGTCTCGAACGCCTGA
- a CDS encoding 3-isopropylmalate dehydratase large subunit: MTTSPQTLAEQILSHASGRRVYAGEVVTCAVDLAMVHDSIAPAVIRILTGELGAAGVWDRERVAVAIDHVAPAATIQTATAQDGVRRWALEQDLPHFFETGRGICHQVILEERLARPGMLVVGSDSHSTAYGAAGAFGTGMGATDIALALATGQTWLRVPETVLIRARGELRPGVSAKDVALHIARELRADGATYEAIEYHGFDAFTLGERTTLTSMAVEVGAKAGIVAPTGPALAEYDVPEWFGVQPGASYRRVLEIDLGALEPQVAAPSFVDNVTDLDEVAGGDPIAVNVVYLGTCTNGRHEDMAAAARILRGRRVARGVRLIVVPASSQALAQAAEDGTLSVLLEAGAAIGTPGCGACIGRHMGVLAPGDVCLFTGNRNFRGRMGSPEAQIYLGSPEVAAATAVTGYLTDPRTLAPLSA, translated from the coding sequence ATGACCACTTCTCCCCAAACCCTCGCTGAACAAATTCTCTCGCACGCCTCTGGGCGCCGTGTCTACGCGGGCGAGGTCGTCACCTGCGCGGTGGACCTCGCGATGGTGCACGACTCCATCGCGCCCGCCGTGATTCGCATCCTGACCGGGGAGCTGGGCGCCGCGGGCGTGTGGGACCGCGAGCGGGTGGCCGTCGCCATCGACCACGTCGCGCCCGCCGCCACCATCCAGACCGCGACCGCGCAGGACGGGGTGCGGCGCTGGGCGCTGGAGCAGGACCTCCCCCACTTCTTCGAGACGGGCCGGGGCATCTGCCATCAGGTGATCCTGGAGGAGCGGCTGGCGCGGCCCGGCATGCTGGTCGTCGGCTCGGACTCGCACTCGACGGCGTACGGAGCGGCGGGGGCCTTCGGGACCGGGATGGGCGCGACCGACATCGCGCTCGCGCTGGCGACCGGGCAGACGTGGCTGCGGGTGCCGGAGACGGTGCTGATCCGCGCCCGTGGGGAACTGCGGCCCGGCGTCTCGGCCAAGGACGTGGCCCTCCACATCGCCCGCGAGCTGCGGGCCGACGGCGCGACCTACGAGGCCATTGAATACCACGGCTTCGATGCCTTCACCCTGGGCGAGCGCACCACCCTGACGAGCATGGCGGTGGAGGTCGGCGCCAAGGCCGGGATCGTGGCACCCACGGGTCCGGCGCTGGCCGAGTACGACGTGCCGGAGTGGTTCGGCGTGCAGCCCGGCGCGAGCTACCGCCGGGTGCTGGAGATCGACCTCGGCGCCCTGGAGCCGCAAGTCGCCGCCCCCAGCTTCGTGGACAACGTGACCGACCTGGACGAGGTGGCGGGCGGGGACCCCATCGCCGTGAATGTCGTGTACCTGGGCACCTGCACCAACGGGCGCCACGAGGACATGGCGGCGGCGGCCCGCATCCTGCGCGGGCGGCGGGTGGCGCGGGGGGTGCGGCTGATCGTGGTGCCCGCGTCGTCGCAGGCATTGGCGCAGGCGGCGGAGGACGGCACCCTCAGCGTGCTGCTGGAGGCGGGCGCGGCCATCGGCACGCCGGGCTGCGGCGCGTGCATCGGGCGGCACATGGGTGTGCTGGCTCCCGGCGACGTGTGCCTCTTTACCGGCAACCGCAACTTCCGGGGCCGGATGGGCAGCCCGGAAGCCCAGATCTACCTCGGCTCGCCGGAGGTGGCCGCCGCCACCGCCGTAACGGGGTACCTGACCGACCCCCGCACCCTGGCGCCCCTTTCCGCCTGA